The DNA sequence CGACCTCGGTGTTAACTACTTTGATGAACGTGACCGTCAGGCAGTAACAAAACGCTGCCTCAACCGGCTGCAAAGACTCGGTTACCAAGTCACGTTGGAGAAATTGCCGATGGCGGCGTGAATTCATTTTCATAAGAGACAACAAGGGCCGTGATGTGAAAATATTTTCGACGAACTCAACCATGAAGGCTTCCCCGATAACTATGATCGCCGTTCGGACCTTGGAGACGCTTTGCGGCGCGGTTTCAAGCGCCGCCCATGTCTGCCGCTGCTCTCATGACGGATGGACCTCCTTCGTGCTTTTTCGAAGGATTCTGGCATGTCCCGAAATCAGACGCTTCGCGGAGGTGAGTATCGAGGCCGGCCACGCTGACTCCGCTTCGGACTTGGATCGACCGGAGCTCAGAGTCAAGACCTGCACGTTATGGCCGAAGCTACAGAGTTGCACCAGGAGCTGTCTCAGGTCTTACTCCAGGGATGATGCATGACGTTACTGCTCTCCGCGTCAACCTAGCGCCAAGGATGAAGCTTCTCTTCCTGCATCCACCGATGGGCAACTGGAAGCGCTGGGGCGCGCGCCATATCGCGTGCAATTCGCTTTACGCCCACCTGGCGGCCTATGTGCGCGACCAAAAGGCCGCCGAGGTGGCGGTCCTCGACTGCCGCGCGCTCGGGCTCAGCGAAGCGGAGATGATCGATCGCGTCGGAGAGATCGCGCCGGACGCGGTCTTTGTCGGGACGCGCGTCGTGACCGAAGGCGTCGCCGGGTCGGTGCTGCGCTACCTCGAAGCCCTGGCGCTTTTAAAAGACGCCTCCCCGAGGCTCGTGACCATCGCGGGCGGGCTGGCGCTCTCGGCGATGCCCAAGGATATGCTCCGCTTCGCTCCCCAACTCGACTACGTTCTCGTGGGCGAAGCCGAGGAAACTCTCGTCGAGCTGCTGAGAGAGCTGAAACGGGAAAGCCCCAGGCTGCATGAAATCGCGGGGCTCGCTTACCGAAACGCTTCGGACATTCACTTGACCCGGCCGCGTCCGCTGCTTTCCGACCTGAATCGATTGCCGATGCCGGCCTACGATCTCTTCCCGATGGGCAAGTATATCGGCTTTTCGCGCATCGAAGGCTATAACGAGGCGGTGACCAGCCGCGGCTGCGAGGGCGCGTGCAGCTTCTGCTACGAGTGGGGCTTGGTCGATTCCCGCCAGCGGCAGGATTTCTTCGTCCACCGGACCCGCAGCGGAAAACTCGTGGCCGATGAAATGGAGCTTCTGCGCAAGCGCTACGGCGTCAAAGCGCTCAACTTCATGGACGACGATTTCAATTCCGCGCGCCAAAAGATGATCGACCTGCTCGACGAGCTCGAGCGCCGCGCGCTGAACATCCAGTGGTTTTTCATGGGCCGGGCGAGGAATCTGATCCGCGACGCCGACCTGATACCCCGCCTGAGGCGGGCCGGGTGCTATCAGGTGCTGTTCGGCATCGAAGTCGGCAGCGACGAGGAGCTGGTCAACATTCACAAGAGCAAAGACCCCTACACGATCGCCGACTTGAAGGAGCTGGTGCGGCTGCTCCGGCGCCACGACATTTCGACCGTGGGAACCTACATGAGCGGCTTCTGGGAGGACGACGCGGCGAAGATCCAAAACCGCTTTCGCGTCGTGGACGAGATCGACCCCGACATCGGGGTGCTCATGCGCTTGACGCCGATGCCCGGCTCGCCGGTGTGGCGCCAAGCGCTCGCCGGGGAGCGGCTCGAGGAGGTGGAGCTAAAAAACTGGGACGCGCTCCACAGCGTCATGCCGACGCGCCACCTGTCGCGGAAAGAGCTGGGCGAGATCTGCGCCTCGATCAACCGGGAATTTTTCTCCCGCCCCGAGCGCATCGAGCGGATTCAGAACGGCTACAGCTCGCCTTACGTGCGGGCGAAGTTCGAGACGTATAAATCGACGGCGGATTTGATCGACCGGTAAATAAAGGAACCCGTCAAGTCGCGTGACCGCTATTCCGCCATTGTCGAGAAAATTTTCGACACGTTCTTTAGGGAATACTTGCTTTTTTCCGAGCAATATTGATATTTTTTGCTTTTGACGGCGCGGCGGCCTTGGGTTCGACCGCCAATCTGAATCCAACGGTATCAAGGACCGACGACAGACTAAAAAACTCCGGATTCCCTTTCGTCGAAAGCATCCGGTAAAGATTTTCTCTGTTCAGCGAAGTAGACGCCGCGAGCTTGCCCATTCCGCCGTACGCGTCGACAACGTCTCTCAAAGCCAGAAGAAAAACCTCAGGCTTCCCGTCTTCTAGAGCCGCGTTCAAATACTCTGCTGCTTCAACAGGGTCTTTGAGCGCTTCCAAAAGATTTCTTTGATAACTTCTACTTTTAGCCATGGTGAACTCCTACTTTTTGTAGTCCTCCCAATATTCGATCGCTTTCCTTATGTCCTCAGACTGTGAACTTTTATCTCCGCCGCAAAGCAGAATAACCAACTTGGTACCGACTTGGCCAAAGTAAACGCGATAGCCAGGTCCATAATCGATTTTAAGTTCAAGGACGCCGCTTCCAACAGGTTCACAGGTACCCAAATTTCCCAACCGGACACGAACGATCCTGGCGCGAATTTTAGCTCTTGCTCGTTGGTCCCGGAGCGAATCCATCCAATCGTCGAAAGGACAGCTGCCGTCAGGACGTACGTAGCTATCCACCTGCCGCTCTGAAACTTCCATAAACCCAGCGTAGTTTATAAGCTACACAATGTCAAGCACAAAACTCCCCGGCGAGTTTCTTTCCCCGCTCACGACGATTCAAATAAACTCAGACGGATTTAAATAAGACTGACAAGAATGTTACCCGCTATGCAGGTTTTCGTGCTGCGTCATAATTAGGTTATTATGTTGTGGCATTTTTAGGTTATTCCGTCGAGTACGGTTTAGGCTTTTATGCGGAGGTTATGATGATCCGCACTGAATGTCGCCGAAGCTGACGACACATGCAGGGGGTGCTACCTTCGGTTGGCTAAATCCGCTCCACCATCAGCGCGACGGCTTCGCCGCCGCCGATGCAGAGCGCGGCGACGCCGCGCTCCTTGTCGAGGTCGATCAACGCGTAAGGGAGCGTCGTCAAGATCCTTGCGCCGCTGGCGCCGATCGGGTGGCCCAAGGCGACTGCGCCGCCGCGCACGTTGACTTTCTCCGGATCCAATTTGAGCATCCGGTTGATCGCGATCGAAGCGGCGGCGAACGCCTCGTTGATTTCAAAAAGATCGACGTCGCCCAAGGCATGGCCGGTTTTCTTCAGCAGCAGCGAAATCGCGTCCGCCGGCGCCAGTGTGAACCATTCAGGCTCGCGGGCGGACGAAGCATAGCCGACGATTCGCGCAAGCGGCCGGATGCCGAGCGCCCGAGCTTTGTCCCGCGCCATCAAAATCAGCGCCGCCGCGCCGTCGCTGATCGAAGAAGAATTTCCCGCGGTCACCG is a window from the Candidatus Binatia bacterium genome containing:
- a CDS encoding radical SAM protein gives rise to the protein MKLLFLHPPMGNWKRWGARHIACNSLYAHLAAYVRDQKAAEVAVLDCRALGLSEAEMIDRVGEIAPDAVFVGTRVVTEGVAGSVLRYLEALALLKDASPRLVTIAGGLALSAMPKDMLRFAPQLDYVLVGEAEETLVELLRELKRESPRLHEIAGLAYRNASDIHLTRPRPLLSDLNRLPMPAYDLFPMGKYIGFSRIEGYNEAVTSRGCEGACSFCYEWGLVDSRQRQDFFVHRTRSGKLVADEMELLRKRYGVKALNFMDDDFNSARQKMIDLLDELERRALNIQWFFMGRARNLIRDADLIPRLRRAGCYQVLFGIEVGSDEELVNIHKSKDPYTIADLKELVRLLRRHDISTVGTYMSGFWEDDAAKIQNRFRVVDEIDPDIGVLMRLTPMPGSPVWRQALAGERLEEVELKNWDALHSVMPTRHLSRKELGEICASINREFFSRPERIERIQNGYSSPYVRAKFETYKSTADLIDR
- a CDS encoding addiction module antidote protein, which gives rise to MEALKDPVEAAEYLNAALEDGKPEVFLLALRDVVDAYGGMGKLAASTSLNRENLYRMLSTKGNPEFFSLSSVLDTVGFRLAVEPKAAAPSKAKNINIARKKASIP
- a CDS encoding type II toxin-antitoxin system RelE/ParE family toxin; the protein is MEVSERQVDSYVRPDGSCPFDDWMDSLRDQRARAKIRARIVRVRLGNLGTCEPVGSGVLELKIDYGPGYRVYFGQVGTKLVILLCGGDKSSQSEDIRKAIEYWEDYKK